The following coding sequences are from one Lipingzhangella halophila window:
- a CDS encoding glycerophosphodiester phosphodiesterase: MTGEYLDSPVPVALAHRGGWLIDGSGRVRTELENTAPAFEHAISLGYRYLETDVHATRDGVLLAFHDETLDRTTDRGGRIAELDYSEVARARVGGSEPIPVLEDLLGAWPDTRFNIDIKADNAVEPLVEVLRRTRAWNRVCVGSFSQRRLDHARAAFDRPVATSCGPVDAARLRFASLTPVLRWLVRAGVSCAQIPLRTRGFPVLSRDFIATAHKFGMQVHVWTINRPAVMARLLDAGVDGIVTDNTVALRRLLTERGEWDNSGPIDDQNRWPRE; encoded by the coding sequence GTGACTGGTGAGTACCTGGACTCCCCCGTTCCGGTCGCTCTTGCGCACCGAGGTGGCTGGCTGATCGACGGCTCGGGGCGGGTCCGCACCGAACTGGAAAACACCGCGCCCGCGTTCGAGCACGCCATAAGCCTCGGATACCGCTATCTGGAGACCGACGTGCACGCGACCCGCGACGGCGTGCTCCTGGCCTTCCACGACGAGACACTCGACCGCACCACCGACCGCGGCGGACGGATCGCCGAGCTCGACTACTCCGAGGTGGCCCGGGCACGGGTGGGCGGTAGCGAGCCCATCCCGGTGCTGGAGGACCTGTTGGGGGCGTGGCCCGACACCCGGTTCAACATCGACATCAAGGCCGACAACGCCGTCGAGCCGCTGGTCGAGGTGCTGCGCCGCACCCGGGCGTGGAACCGGGTCTGCGTGGGCTCGTTCAGCCAGCGGCGGCTGGACCATGCTCGCGCCGCCTTCGACCGCCCGGTCGCGACCTCCTGCGGACCGGTCGACGCGGCCCGGCTGCGGTTCGCCTCGTTGACCCCGGTGCTGCGGTGGCTGGTCCGCGCGGGCGTGAGCTGCGCCCAGATTCCCCTGCGCACGCGCGGGTTCCCGGTGCTCAGCCGGGACTTCATCGCCACGGCGCACAAGTTCGGGATGCAGGTGCACGTATGGACCATCAACCGTCCGGCGGTCATGGCGCGGCTGCTCGACGCCGGCGTCGACGGCATCGTCACCGACAACACCGTCGCGCTGCGGCGGCTGCTGACCGAACGCGGTGAGTGGGACAATTCCGGTCCTATCGACGACCAGAACAGGTGGCCGCGCGAATGA
- a CDS encoding Rv3235 family protein, which yields MTCNIPEPARPLPTRRRAAPCPSRIRNTRTDRQLCRFTQLIAEVLAGQRSPVQMRSLLSYGAYTLLVRRSGIYACARSPRVRRAYLHSEDPEVAEVNAVVDYGSRYRALALRVAFAQHAWLCTHLETDVGRG from the coding sequence ATGACCTGCAATATCCCAGAGCCCGCCCGCCCCCTGCCCACGCGCCGCCGCGCCGCGCCGTGCCCCTCCCGGATCCGCAACACCCGGACCGACCGCCAGTTGTGCCGCTTCACCCAGCTTATCGCCGAGGTACTGGCCGGCCAGCGCAGCCCTGTCCAGATGCGGTCACTGCTCTCGTACGGGGCCTACACCCTGCTGGTGCGCCGCAGCGGGATCTACGCCTGCGCCCGTAGTCCCCGGGTGCGCCGGGCCTACCTGCACAGCGAGGATCCGGAGGTGGCCGAGGTGAACGCTGTCGTCGACTACGGGAGCCGCTACCGGGCACTCGCCCTGCGCGTGGCGTTCGCCCAGCACGCCTGGCTGTGCACGCACCTGGAGACCGACGTCGGGCGCGGCTGA
- a CDS encoding heavy metal translocating P-type ATPase encodes MQSAPAPTAARPAGDGPRATAPPRRTPLFALTEARWAAAALVLFAAGGFAHLAGAPEWLYWVLYLACYACGGWESALSGLRALREPRLDVDLLMVVAAIGAAAIGQIFDGALLIVIFATSGALEAFATQRTQDSVQGLLDLAPERGVRLAADGTEETVDAAELVVGDRLLVRPGERICGDAVVEAGESEIDQATITGEPLPAAKRPGDEVFAGTVNGSGSLRLRVQRPARESVVARIAEMVRHASATRARTQLFIERFEQHYSVGVVVATLAMFGVPLLLGAELESALLRAMTLMIVASPCAVVLATMPPMLAAISNAGRHGVLVKSAVVLERLADTSVVALDKTGTLTEGRPSVTRVHTLSGLDHTESDILRLAATAELGSEHPVGAAIVAAARDAGLDLPPEAAVAPGFTAMPGRGVVATVDGRSVQVGDLDRLLPGGAQPARLEEARRVIDGVQSHGHTAVTVLDNGAPIAVLQVEDTVRATAAAAVRRCAELTATAPLLLTGDQPRAAGRVAAETGISDVRAGLLPEGKADAVAALEEHGQRVALVGDGINDAPAMATAHTGIAMGAAGAGVTVQAADVVVVRDDLNAIPAVLALARRARRLVIANLAIAGTFIVTLVAWDITGTLPLPLGVAGHEGSTILVALNGLRLLRSSEWRRAAGS; translated from the coding sequence ATGCAATCCGCTCCCGCCCCCACGGCCGCGCGGCCCGCGGGGGACGGCCCGCGCGCCACGGCGCCGCCCCGCCGCACTCCCCTGTTCGCCCTCACCGAGGCACGCTGGGCCGCGGCCGCTCTCGTGCTGTTCGCCGCCGGGGGTTTCGCCCACCTCGCCGGCGCGCCCGAGTGGCTGTACTGGGTCCTGTACCTGGCCTGCTACGCGTGCGGCGGATGGGAGTCCGCCCTGTCCGGGCTGCGCGCGCTGCGCGAGCCCCGGCTCGACGTGGACCTGCTCATGGTCGTGGCCGCCATCGGGGCCGCGGCGATCGGGCAGATCTTCGACGGCGCGCTGCTCATCGTCATCTTCGCCACGTCCGGTGCGCTGGAGGCGTTCGCCACCCAACGCACCCAGGACTCCGTGCAGGGTCTACTCGATCTCGCCCCCGAGCGCGGGGTACGTCTCGCCGCCGACGGCACCGAGGAGACGGTCGACGCGGCCGAGCTCGTCGTGGGCGACCGGTTGCTCGTGCGGCCGGGCGAGCGGATCTGCGGCGACGCGGTCGTCGAGGCCGGCGAGAGCGAGATCGACCAGGCCACCATCACCGGCGAACCGCTCCCCGCCGCCAAGCGTCCCGGTGACGAGGTTTTCGCCGGGACCGTGAACGGGTCGGGGAGCCTGCGGCTGCGCGTCCAGCGGCCGGCGCGCGAGTCCGTTGTGGCCCGCATCGCCGAGATGGTGCGCCACGCTTCGGCCACCCGGGCGCGGACGCAGCTGTTCATCGAGCGCTTCGAGCAGCACTACTCGGTGGGCGTGGTGGTCGCGACGCTGGCGATGTTCGGCGTTCCCCTGCTGCTGGGCGCCGAGCTGGAGTCGGCGTTGCTGCGCGCCATGACGCTGATGATCGTCGCCTCACCGTGCGCTGTGGTGCTGGCCACCATGCCCCCGATGCTGGCCGCCATCTCCAACGCCGGCCGGCACGGGGTGCTGGTGAAGAGTGCCGTGGTACTGGAGCGTCTCGCCGACACCTCCGTCGTCGCGCTGGACAAGACCGGCACCCTGACCGAGGGCCGGCCCTCGGTCACCCGCGTCCACACGCTGAGCGGCCTCGACCACACCGAGTCGGACATCCTGCGCCTCGCGGCGACCGCCGAGCTGGGCAGCGAGCACCCGGTGGGCGCCGCCATCGTGGCCGCCGCTCGCGATGCCGGCCTCGACCTGCCGCCCGAAGCCGCGGTGGCACCCGGCTTCACGGCCATGCCCGGACGCGGGGTGGTGGCCACGGTGGACGGGCGCAGCGTCCAGGTGGGCGACCTCGACCGGCTGCTGCCCGGCGGAGCCCAGCCGGCGCGCCTGGAGGAGGCGCGGAGGGTCATCGACGGGGTCCAGTCACACGGGCACACCGCGGTGACCGTGCTCGACAACGGCGCTCCGATCGCGGTCCTCCAGGTCGAGGACACGGTCCGCGCCACCGCCGCCGCGGCCGTCCGCCGTTGCGCGGAGCTGACGGCCACCGCGCCGCTGCTGCTCACCGGGGACCAGCCGCGGGCCGCGGGCCGGGTCGCCGCCGAGACGGGCATCAGTGACGTGCGGGCCGGGCTGCTCCCCGAAGGCAAGGCCGATGCCGTCGCCGCCCTGGAGGAGCACGGCCAACGGGTCGCCCTTGTGGGGGACGGCATCAACGACGCCCCGGCCATGGCCACCGCGCACACCGGTATCGCCATGGGCGCGGCGGGAGCGGGCGTCACCGTGCAGGCGGCGGACGTCGTGGTGGTCCGCGACGACCTCAACGCCATCCCGGCGGTGCTCGCCCTGGCCCGGCGCGCCCGGCGGCTGGTGATCGCGAACCTGGCCATCGCCGGCACCTTCATCGTGACCCTGGTGGCCTGGGACATCACGGGGACGCTGCCGCTGCCTCTCGGTGTGGCCGGGCACGAGGGGTCGACCATCCTGGTCGCACTGAACGGCCTGCGGCTGCTGCGGAGCTCCGAGTGGCGGCGCGCGGCGGGTTCGTAA
- a CDS encoding ArsR/SmtB family transcription factor — protein sequence MGHQASDTSAADMGGHATTAAPARLDAAGAAKVAETLQALAAPSRLLILTALRTGPQTVGQIVETAGLSQSAVSHQLRLLRTLGLVTATREGRSMRYALYDHHVAQLLDQAVHHIDHLRLGLSDT from the coding sequence ATGGGGCACCAGGCATCGGACACGTCCGCCGCGGACATGGGAGGGCACGCCACCACGGCCGCTCCGGCGCGACTCGATGCGGCCGGTGCCGCCAAGGTCGCCGAGACACTGCAGGCGCTCGCGGCGCCGAGCAGGCTGCTGATCCTGACGGCGCTGCGTACGGGACCGCAGACCGTGGGCCAGATCGTGGAGACCGCCGGGCTGTCGCAGTCGGCCGTCTCCCACCAGCTGCGGCTACTGCGCACCCTTGGCCTGGTCACCGCCACGCGTGAGGGCCGCAGCATGCGCTACGCCCTTTACGACCACCACGTGGCCCAACTGCTGGACCAGGCCGTACACCACATCGACCACCTGCGGTTGGGGCTGTCCGACACCTGA
- the pstS gene encoding phosphate ABC transporter substrate-binding protein PstS: MLSALYRTPAAVALAAAVALSSACGSDNAVRGDSTIPVPEGLECFDGNISASGSSAQENAMQTWIAGYQRACEKGDIYYDAIGSGGGRNQFVDGAVDFAGSDAPLDSEEHRFAAERCNGSEAINLPAYVIPIAVVVNVAGVDSLNLRPETIARIFNGEITNWNDPAIAETNPDVDLPDRRITPVTRSDESGTTENFTAYLDAAAGDAWPHEPDGQWPTPPAEAAQGNSGVAEAVKGGDGMIGYVEASHAEAMSTVRVGVGDEFVEMTPEAAAEVVAASPEREENSEYDLALELDYRITDAATYPIVLITYEITCLEYDDPDTAERVKTFLNYLVSEEGQQAASDETGSAPLSDDLRGRVQESIDAVHGPK, translated from the coding sequence GTGCTCTCCGCTCTTTACCGCACGCCCGCCGCAGTCGCGCTCGCCGCCGCGGTGGCGCTGTCGAGCGCCTGCGGCAGCGACAACGCCGTGCGCGGTGATTCGACCATCCCGGTCCCCGAGGGTCTGGAATGCTTCGACGGCAACATCTCCGCGTCCGGATCCAGCGCGCAGGAGAACGCGATGCAGACCTGGATCGCCGGCTACCAGAGGGCCTGCGAGAAGGGCGATATCTACTACGACGCGATCGGTTCGGGGGGCGGCCGCAACCAGTTCGTCGACGGCGCCGTCGACTTCGCCGGCTCCGACGCCCCGCTCGACTCCGAGGAGCACCGGTTCGCCGCCGAACGCTGCAACGGCTCCGAGGCGATCAACCTGCCGGCCTACGTGATACCGATCGCGGTGGTGGTCAACGTAGCGGGCGTCGACTCGCTGAACCTGCGCCCGGAGACCATCGCGCGGATCTTCAACGGGGAGATCACGAACTGGAACGACCCGGCCATCGCCGAGACCAATCCCGACGTCGACCTGCCCGACCGCCGGATCACGCCGGTCACGCGCTCCGACGAGTCGGGCACGACCGAGAACTTCACCGCCTATCTCGACGCCGCCGCCGGCGACGCCTGGCCCCACGAGCCCGATGGCCAGTGGCCGACCCCGCCCGCCGAGGCCGCCCAGGGCAACAGCGGCGTGGCCGAGGCCGTCAAGGGAGGCGATGGCATGATCGGTTATGTGGAGGCGTCGCACGCCGAAGCAATGTCAACGGTTCGGGTCGGCGTGGGCGACGAGTTCGTCGAGATGACCCCCGAGGCCGCCGCCGAGGTGGTCGCGGCCTCCCCCGAGCGCGAGGAGAACAGCGAGTACGACCTCGCGCTGGAGCTGGACTACCGGATCACCGACGCCGCGACCTATCCGATCGTGCTCATCACCTACGAGATCACGTGCCTGGAGTACGACGACCCGGACACGGCCGAACGGGTCAAGACGTTCCTGAACTACCTCGTCAGCGAGGAGGGCCAGCAGGCCGCCTCGGACGAGACCGGCTCCGCCCCACTGTCGGACGACCTGCGGGGCCGGGTGCAGGAGTCGATCGACGCGGTCCACGGACCCAAGTAG